In Oncorhynchus gorbuscha isolate QuinsamMale2020 ecotype Even-year linkage group LG02, OgorEven_v1.0, whole genome shotgun sequence, a single genomic region encodes these proteins:
- the LOC123997535 gene encoding cytochrome b-c1 complex subunit 6, mitochondrial-like, giving the protein MVFEEKMILNGEPEDEEEEEEEEEDMVDPLEVVRDKCAQAEHCVHARAKLEDCESRVGSKSETREDCTEELFDFLHARDHCVAHKVFHSVK; this is encoded by the exons ATGGTTTTCGAGGAGAAAATGATCCTGAACGGGGAACCTGAAGAT gaggaggaggaagaggaggaggaggaagatatgGTG GACCCCCTTGAGGTGGTGCGGGACAAGTGTGCACAGGCAGAGCACTGCGTCCACGCCAGGGCGAAACTGGAGGACTGTGAATCCAGGGTTGGCTCCAAGTCCGAAACCAGAGAGGACTGCACCGAGGAGCTTTTTGACTTCCTCCATGCGCGGGACCACTGT GTGGCTCACAAAGTCTTCCATTCTGTCAAGTAA